The following proteins are encoded in a genomic region of Pikeienuella piscinae:
- a CDS encoding riboflavin synthase has translation MFTGIITSMGEITATERRGDDLRLTVACDYRPETIAIGASIACSGVCLTATARGPHARGGWFTADVSAETLSKTTLGGLGTGDHLNLERALKVGDELGGHIVSGHVDGVGEIVALTPDGESLRATVSAPAPIVRFIAAKGSVAMDGASLTVNEVDGANFGVNLIPHTRAVTTFGALEIGAKVNLEIDVLARYVARLAEAA, from the coding sequence ATGTTCACCGGAATCATCACGTCGATGGGCGAAATCACCGCAACCGAACGGCGCGGCGACGATTTGCGTCTGACCGTCGCCTGCGATTATCGCCCGGAAACGATCGCGATCGGCGCCTCGATCGCCTGCTCCGGCGTATGTCTGACGGCGACGGCGCGCGGGCCGCACGCGCGCGGCGGCTGGTTCACCGCCGATGTATCGGCGGAGACGCTCTCGAAGACAACGCTAGGGGGGCTTGGAACCGGCGACCATCTCAACCTTGAGCGCGCGCTGAAGGTCGGCGACGAGTTGGGCGGCCATATCGTCAGCGGTCATGTCGACGGCGTCGGCGAGATCGTCGCGCTCACGCCTGATGGAGAGAGCCTTCGCGCGACGGTATCCGCACCCGCCCCGATCGTCCGCTTTATCGCCGCGAAAGGCTCTGTCGCGATGGACGGCGCATCGCTGACCGTGAACGAGGTCGACGGCGCGAATTTCGGCGTGAACCTCATACCCCACACCCGCGCGGTCACGACATTCGGCGCGCTTGAAATCGGCGCGAAAGTCAATCTGGAGATCGATGTGCTCGCGCGCTATGTCGCGCGGCTGGCGGAAGCCGCATAA
- a CDS encoding sulfotransferase gives MASILKRARRPAFPLAGLYFEPETRKRLEGRTMILGLGAQKAGSSWLFSRLAAAPEIAAPALKEWHFFDCWLRPDLTADVSRIMAQNEARIRARNPDGPRARAHAARRAALQRPAAYLEHFAAASAKPFMIDVSPEYALLDADDLENVAAYFRAAGVRLRPVFVMRDPVERLFSYARALGAARGKDPARIFRAALKDPVVMARSRYETTLSALWSAFPREEVAIGFYEHLTTDESALAALATQIGLAPPPAAPERRVNASPEAALPQRDAAEARARLAPTYAFIKERLGAETPASWGLSRS, from the coding sequence ATGGCGTCGATCCTGAAACGCGCGCGGCGGCCCGCATTTCCGTTGGCTGGTCTCTACTTCGAACCGGAGACGCGCAAGCGCCTCGAAGGGCGAACCATGATCCTCGGCTTGGGCGCGCAGAAAGCGGGGTCGAGTTGGCTGTTCTCGCGTCTCGCCGCCGCGCCGGAAATCGCCGCGCCGGCGCTGAAGGAGTGGCATTTCTTCGATTGCTGGCTACGCCCGGACCTCACTGCGGATGTCAGCCGGATCATGGCGCAAAACGAGGCGCGCATCCGCGCCCGCAACCCGGACGGCCCGCGCGCCCGCGCCCATGCAGCCCGGCGCGCAGCCCTTCAGCGCCCCGCCGCCTATCTGGAGCATTTCGCCGCGGCGAGCGCGAAGCCTTTCATGATCGACGTCTCGCCCGAATACGCGCTGCTGGACGCGGACGATCTCGAGAATGTCGCGGCGTATTTCAGGGCCGCCGGCGTTCGGCTCCGCCCTGTCTTCGTCATGCGCGACCCGGTGGAGCGGCTCTTTTCCTACGCCCGCGCGCTCGGCGCGGCGCGGGGCAAGGACCCGGCGCGCATTTTCCGCGCCGCGCTCAAGGACCCCGTGGTGATGGCGCGCAGCCGCTACGAGACGACGCTCAGCGCGCTCTGGTCAGCGTTTCCGCGCGAGGAAGTCGCGATCGGCTTTTACGAACACCTGACGACGGACGAGTCGGCGCTCGCGGCACTCGCCACGCAGATCGGCCTCGCCCCGCCGCCAGCCGCGCCTGAGCGCCGCGTGAACGCTTCTCCGGAGGCGGCGCTGCCGCAGCGCGACGCCGCGGAAGCGCGCGCCCGGCTCGCGCCGACCTACGCTTTCATCAAGGAGCGGCTGGGCGCCGAGACGCCGGCGAGTTGGGGTCTTTCCAGAAGTTGA
- a CDS encoding response regulator transcription factor, whose protein sequence is MKILVAEDDQQAAEFIRKGLSEEGHNVVVVSDGRDALSYCLYNPCDIIVLDRMMPGMDGLSVLKALRAAGRRMPVIFLTAMGDVDDRVEGLRAGGDDYLVKPFHFSELTARIAALARRPAASEATTRLRVHDLELDLLTRTASRGGVTIDLLAKEFALLEILMRNAGRIVTRTMLLEQVWDFSFDPKTSVVETHMSRLRAKIDKPFETPLIHTTRNSGYSLHAPR, encoded by the coding sequence ATGAAGATACTGGTGGCTGAGGATGACCAGCAGGCCGCCGAGTTTATCCGTAAGGGGCTAAGCGAGGAGGGCCATAACGTCGTGGTCGTTTCCGACGGTCGCGATGCGCTCTCCTATTGCCTCTACAACCCTTGCGACATCATCGTCCTCGACCGGATGATGCCGGGGATGGACGGGCTTTCCGTCCTGAAGGCGCTGCGCGCCGCCGGGCGTCGAATGCCGGTGATCTTTCTCACCGCCATGGGCGATGTCGACGACCGCGTGGAGGGCTTGCGCGCGGGCGGCGACGACTATCTTGTCAAGCCCTTTCATTTCTCCGAGCTGACCGCCCGGATCGCGGCGTTGGCCCGCCGCCCCGCCGCCAGCGAGGCGACGACCAGGCTCCGGGTGCATGATCTGGAACTGGATCTTCTGACCCGCACCGCGAGCCGCGGCGGAGTGACCATCGACCTGCTGGCGAAAGAATTCGCGCTTCTGGAGATATTGATGCGCAACGCCGGGCGCATCGTCACCCGAACCATGCTGCTCGAACAGGTCTGGGATTTCAGTTTCGATCCCAAGACCTCCGTCGTCGAGACGCATATGAGCCGGCTCCGCGCGAAGATCGACAAGCCCTTCGAGACGCCGCTGATCCACACCACGCGCAATTCCGGCTATTCGCTTCATGCGCCCCGGTAA
- a CDS encoding HAMP domain-containing sensor histidine kinase — protein sequence MRPGNILSGAAFRVVALSLSVFCVVMLIAGFAILEIVRASMINDIRSKIVEEVILFDEIYRNEGPSALSDAIDRLARSRMPAQPIVGLFAENGARLAGDVELAPDFYGWGTIAQKVAGAKAAQGYHVEVVSLAGRKVVVGRRLDLVEAMERTLTRALLIAGAVVILVSLTIGYFVSRGALDKLEKMAAVLEDVSRGESGARLKVGAGRDQIDRISVMINAHLDRLSTLMETTRNSIIAVAHDLRTPLNRAFLSVQKASDKRTGADEREAALNAASAEIEGIGETFETILRIARIASSDDTAGFERVSATALVEEIAETYQPVLEEAGRELIFETPPDDPAWISGDRRMLFQMLVNLVENAARYAPEGTQVTLGARRDDRDVLIEIADHGPGIPAERREDAVKPLHQLSGLGEAGGAGLGLALVRAVADRHRAKLRLSDNAPGLRVSIRFRAVAD from the coding sequence ATGCGCCCCGGTAATATCCTCTCCGGCGCCGCGTTTCGCGTCGTCGCGCTGTCGCTCTCGGTATTCTGCGTCGTGATGCTGATCGCCGGTTTCGCCATCCTCGAAATCGTGCGCGCATCGATGATCAACGACATCCGGTCGAAGATCGTGGAGGAGGTCATTCTCTTCGACGAGATCTACCGGAACGAAGGTCCTTCCGCCCTCTCCGACGCGATTGACCGGCTCGCCCGATCCCGGATGCCGGCGCAGCCCATCGTCGGGCTCTTCGCCGAGAACGGCGCGCGCCTCGCCGGCGATGTCGAACTGGCGCCGGACTTCTATGGCTGGGGCACGATCGCCCAGAAGGTGGCCGGGGCGAAAGCCGCGCAGGGCTATCATGTGGAGGTCGTGTCGCTGGCGGGGCGCAAGGTTGTGGTGGGGCGACGCCTCGACCTCGTCGAAGCGATGGAAAGGACGCTCACAAGGGCGCTGCTGATTGCCGGCGCGGTGGTCATTCTCGTCTCGCTGACGATCGGCTATTTCGTCAGCCGCGGCGCCCTCGACAAGCTGGAAAAGATGGCGGCGGTGCTGGAGGACGTCTCGCGCGGCGAAAGCGGCGCGCGGCTGAAAGTCGGCGCGGGGCGTGATCAGATCGACCGGATCTCGGTGATGATCAACGCGCATCTCGACCGGCTTTCGACGTTGATGGAGACCACGAGGAATTCGATCATCGCGGTCGCCCATGACCTCAGGACGCCGCTCAACCGCGCGTTCCTCTCCGTCCAGAAAGCCTCCGACAAGCGGACCGGCGCCGATGAGCGCGAAGCGGCGCTGAACGCGGCGAGCGCTGAGATTGAAGGGATCGGCGAGACCTTCGAGACGATCCTGCGCATCGCGCGCATCGCATCCTCGGACGATACCGCCGGGTTCGAACGGGTCTCGGCGACGGCGTTGGTCGAAGAGATCGCGGAGACCTATCAGCCCGTGCTGGAGGAGGCCGGGCGCGAGTTGATCTTCGAAACGCCGCCGGACGATCCCGCTTGGATCAGCGGCGACCGGCGAATGCTCTTTCAGATGCTGGTGAACCTCGTGGAGAACGCCGCTCGCTACGCGCCCGAGGGAACGCAGGTGACGCTTGGCGCGCGCCGCGACGATCGGGACGTGCTGATCGAGATAGCCGATCATGGGCCCGGTATTCCAGCAGAGCGGCGCGAAGATGCGGTCAAACCCCTCCATCAGCTTTCCGGACTCGGCGAGGCGGGCGGCGCCGGGCTTGGCCTTGCGCTGGTCCGCGCCGTCGCCGACCGTCACCGCGCGAAGCTCCGGCTCTCGGACAACGCGCCCGGACTCCGCGTCTCGATCCGGTTTCGGGCTGTCGCCGACTGA
- a CDS encoding DegQ family serine endoprotease codes for MTYHAKTHRPRPARAGAIGIGACAGLAAALLWSPVASADTEPHQVANLVERVSPAVVTVLTTQERQVAAGRGMGESPFPPGSPFDEFFKRFQPPPGMRRGDGGAPSHALGSGFMIGSDGYIVTNNHVVDNATKVRVKLSDEREFDAQVVGVDEQTDLALLKVDAEDLPFLKLGDSATMRVGDDVVAVGNPFGLGGTVTRGIISAKGRDIHAGPYVDFIQTDAAINHGNSGGPLFNLEGEVIGVNAAIYSPSGGSVGVGFAIPSNTVKFVVAQLKDEGEVQRGWLGVSIQDVTPEIGLAVGMETPHGALVAQVLEDAPATGKLKAGDVIVGFNGQEVGASHDLPRLVAAVPANETVPVDIIRDGAEKTVKVKIGALKAERHADAGEIAPAGGAVSDRLGATFAALTPETRQRLNLEPDASGAVVADLDADGPAAEAGLRVGDLIVRVGDQPVTSPKQLETAVGEIKKDAALLQVERPGGRIFVGVHLKA; via the coding sequence ATGACATATCACGCAAAGACGCACCGGCCCCGACCGGCCCGCGCCGGCGCTATCGGGATTGGCGCCTGCGCCGGCCTCGCTGCGGCGCTGCTCTGGTCGCCAGTCGCCAGCGCCGACACCGAACCGCATCAGGTCGCCAATCTCGTGGAGCGGGTCAGCCCCGCGGTGGTCACGGTTCTTACAACGCAGGAGCGGCAGGTCGCCGCCGGGCGCGGCATGGGCGAGAGCCCGTTTCCCCCCGGCTCTCCCTTCGACGAATTCTTCAAGCGCTTCCAGCCGCCGCCAGGCATGCGGCGCGGTGACGGCGGCGCGCCGTCGCACGCGCTCGGTTCCGGTTTCATGATCGGGAGCGACGGCTACATCGTCACCAACAACCATGTCGTCGACAACGCCACGAAAGTGCGGGTGAAGCTCTCCGACGAACGTGAGTTCGACGCGCAGGTCGTTGGCGTCGACGAGCAGACCGACCTCGCGCTTCTCAAGGTCGACGCGGAAGACCTGCCCTTTCTGAAACTCGGTGACAGCGCCACGATGCGGGTCGGCGACGACGTGGTCGCGGTCGGCAATCCGTTCGGCCTCGGCGGAACGGTCACGCGCGGCATAATCTCGGCCAAGGGTCGCGATATCCACGCCGGACCCTATGTCGACTTCATCCAGACCGACGCCGCGATCAACCACGGCAATTCGGGCGGACCGTTGTTCAACCTCGAAGGCGAGGTGATCGGCGTCAACGCCGCGATCTATTCGCCGTCGGGCGGCTCGGTCGGGGTCGGTTTCGCCATCCCCTCGAACACGGTGAAATTCGTCGTCGCCCAACTGAAGGACGAAGGCGAAGTGCAGCGCGGCTGGCTTGGCGTCTCCATCCAGGACGTGACGCCCGAAATCGGCCTCGCCGTCGGCATGGAGACGCCGCACGGCGCACTCGTCGCGCAAGTGCTGGAGGACGCGCCGGCGACCGGAAAGCTGAAGGCGGGCGACGTGATCGTCGGCTTCAACGGTCAGGAAGTCGGCGCCAGCCACGACCTTCCGCGCCTTGTCGCAGCCGTTCCCGCCAACGAGACCGTCCCGGTCGACATCATCCGTGACGGCGCCGAGAAGACGGTCAAGGTGAAGATCGGCGCGTTGAAGGCGGAGCGACATGCCGACGCGGGCGAAATCGCGCCCGCTGGCGGCGCCGTCTCAGACCGGCTCGGCGCGACCTTCGCCGCACTGACGCCCGAGACGCGCCAGCGCCTCAACCTGGAGCCCGACGCCTCAGGCGCCGTCGTCGCGGATCTCGATGCGGACGGGCCTGCGGCGGAGGCCGGGCTTCGGGTCGGCGACCTGATCGTGCGCGTAGGCGACCAGCCCGTTACATCGCCGAAGCAACTCGAAACCGCTGTCGGCGAGATCAAGAAGGATGCGGCGCTGCTGCAGGTGGAACGCCCTGGCGGCAGGATCTTTGTCGGCGTGCATCTGAAGGCGTGA